One Curtobacterium herbarum genomic window carries:
- a CDS encoding class E sortase, giving the protein MTSHDTLPSRRDARDDDGTERPRRRRPRQTVGGALVALLAELLIIAGAGTGLYVVWTAWWTDVVAVNEQSKLVQTLDQPEPKKITGTERHDAAPVLSEPPGLSTVFGTMQIPRFGSDYNRPIGEGTDREKVLNTIGLGHYQDTAMPGAEGNFAVAGHRVTYGKPLNQIADLKPGDPIVVRVTDAKTKFDVWYVYKVTDSQIVTPDHIETIAPVPNKPGVEPSAEDRWLTLTACHPMWSAAQRYVVHAKMDYWMQASDGTPKELTEAAK; this is encoded by the coding sequence GTGACCTCTCACGACACGCTGCCGTCGCGGCGCGATGCCCGCGACGACGACGGCACCGAACGGCCCCGACGTCGGCGACCACGCCAGACCGTCGGCGGCGCGCTCGTCGCCCTGCTGGCCGAGCTCCTGATCATCGCGGGCGCCGGCACCGGGCTCTACGTGGTCTGGACCGCCTGGTGGACCGACGTCGTCGCCGTGAACGAGCAGTCCAAGCTCGTCCAGACGCTCGACCAGCCGGAGCCGAAGAAGATCACCGGCACCGAGCGCCACGACGCCGCACCCGTGCTCAGCGAACCGCCAGGGCTCTCGACGGTGTTCGGCACGATGCAGATCCCGCGCTTCGGTTCGGACTACAACCGGCCCATCGGTGAGGGCACCGACCGCGAGAAGGTCCTCAACACGATCGGCCTCGGGCACTACCAGGACACCGCGATGCCCGGCGCCGAGGGCAACTTCGCCGTCGCCGGCCACCGCGTCACCTACGGCAAGCCCCTCAACCAGATCGCCGACCTGAAGCCCGGCGACCCGATCGTCGTCCGTGTCACCGACGCCAAGACGAAGTTCGACGTCTGGTACGTCTACAAGGTCACCGACAGCCAGATCGTCACGCCCGACCACATCGAGACCATCGCCCCGGTCCCGAACAAGCCCGGTGTCGAGCCCTCGGCCGAGGACCGCTGGCTCACCCTGACCGCCTGCCACCCGATGTGGTCCGCCGCTCAGCGCTACGTCGTGCACGCGAAGATGGACTACTGGATGCAGGCGTCCGACGGCACGCCGAAGGAACTGACGGAGGCTGCCAAGTGA
- a CDS encoding CPBP family intramembrane glutamic endopeptidase: protein MSVPYHRLPRVDANWRWWRPLVALAVFLGFYLASQVVIAIAYFVPIGAQRGQAGLADLTEKLSSGALDPTDPLVLSLTLVSLVVLLPAIMLSTRIAGLGPYGLLSSVRTRIRWGWLGWCLLPLLVLAVVMFLFQGSGYLATDGGLHWNTAELGQSTVTLQTLTLTILLVVLLVPFQAAAEEYLFRGFLMQTIGSWIPLRAGGAVVAVAVSTVLFAVLHVPNGYNIWGILDVGSFGLVAAVIVLRTGGLEATVLQHALNNIMIFVLQAPGWSKVDLTGEGSQGTWQGFVVTLGTSLLYWGLVELTAHWRKLDRRFPGPEAPRFRGDAPLWAGGRQWLRPGGAGWSTAPTRGDETGASGDPVLVGAGAGGSVASAVDKSGGVGTRP from the coding sequence GTGAGTGTTCCCTACCACCGGTTGCCCCGTGTCGACGCGAACTGGCGGTGGTGGCGGCCGCTGGTGGCCCTGGCGGTGTTCCTCGGCTTCTACCTGGCCTCGCAGGTCGTCATCGCGATCGCGTACTTCGTGCCGATCGGCGCGCAGCGTGGACAGGCCGGGCTCGCCGACCTGACGGAGAAGCTGTCGTCCGGCGCGCTCGACCCGACGGACCCGCTCGTCCTGTCGTTGACGCTCGTGTCGCTCGTGGTGCTGCTGCCGGCGATCATGCTGTCCACCAGGATCGCCGGGCTCGGCCCGTACGGACTGCTGTCGTCGGTGCGGACCCGCATCCGCTGGGGGTGGCTCGGCTGGTGCCTGCTGCCGCTCCTGGTGCTCGCGGTCGTGATGTTTCTGTTCCAGGGCAGCGGGTACCTGGCGACCGACGGTGGTCTGCACTGGAACACCGCGGAACTCGGCCAGTCCACCGTGACCCTGCAGACGCTGACCCTGACGATCCTGCTGGTGGTCCTGCTCGTGCCGTTCCAGGCCGCCGCCGAGGAGTACCTCTTCCGCGGGTTCCTCATGCAGACGATCGGCTCGTGGATCCCGCTCCGGGCCGGGGGTGCGGTCGTCGCGGTCGCGGTGTCGACCGTGCTGTTCGCGGTGCTGCACGTGCCGAACGGCTACAACATCTGGGGCATCCTCGACGTCGGCTCGTTCGGGCTGGTGGCGGCCGTCATCGTGCTGCGGACCGGCGGGCTCGAGGCGACGGTCCTCCAGCACGCGCTCAACAACATCATGATCTTCGTGCTGCAGGCGCCCGGCTGGTCGAAGGTCGACCTGACCGGCGAGGGGTCGCAGGGCACCTGGCAGGGCTTCGTCGTGACGCTCGGCACCTCGTTGCTCTACTGGGGGCTCGTCGAGCTGACGGCGCACTGGCGGAAGCTCGACCGCCGGTTCCCCGGGCCGGAGGCACCCCGGTTCCGTGGGGACGCACCGCTCTGGGCGGGCGGCCGGCAGTGGCTCCGGCCGGGAGGCGCGGGCTGGTCGACCGCGCCGACGCGCGGTGACGAGACGGGCGCGTCCGGCGACCCGGTGCTGGTCGGGGCGGGTGCGGGCGGGTCGGTGGCGTCGGCTGTGGACAAGTCCGGTGGTGTCGGCACGCGGCCGTAG
- a CDS encoding NAD(P)-dependent oxidoreductase: MRVSVLGTGAMGAGVAQSLLRAGHDVTVWNRTVDRARPLAEHGATVSTDAAEAVARAQVVLLTLFDTDAVIDVLERAAGDAPEDAVWVQASTIGVAGTETVVQLAEKYGITLVEAMMLGTKAPAEQGKLTMLVAGPEHPVSVVQPVLDAVSAKVVHAGEQVGQGTALKLAANAWIASITAATGQSLAIARALGLDPQLFLDAIDGSASDSAYAHTKGAAMIAGEFPAQFALDGLRKDIGLITDAARDADVDTTLLDALGRVYAEASAAGHGGDDIAAVGTAF; the protein is encoded by the coding sequence GTGCGCGTGTCGGTGTTGGGAACGGGAGCGATGGGAGCAGGCGTCGCGCAGTCGCTGCTCCGGGCAGGGCACGACGTCACGGTGTGGAACCGCACGGTGGACCGCGCCCGTCCGCTCGCCGAACACGGTGCGACGGTGTCCACGGACGCAGCGGAGGCCGTGGCCCGGGCGCAGGTGGTGCTGCTGACCCTCTTCGACACCGACGCGGTCATCGACGTCCTCGAGCGCGCCGCCGGTGATGCGCCGGAGGACGCCGTCTGGGTCCAGGCGTCGACGATCGGTGTCGCCGGCACCGAGACCGTCGTGCAGCTCGCCGAGAAGTACGGCATCACCCTGGTGGAGGCGATGATGCTCGGCACCAAGGCACCGGCGGAGCAGGGCAAGCTGACGATGCTCGTCGCCGGTCCGGAGCACCCGGTGTCGGTCGTCCAGCCGGTGCTCGACGCCGTCAGCGCCAAGGTCGTCCACGCGGGCGAGCAGGTCGGTCAGGGCACCGCGCTCAAGCTCGCCGCGAACGCCTGGATCGCATCGATCACCGCCGCGACCGGACAGTCACTGGCGATCGCCCGTGCGCTCGGGCTCGACCCGCAGCTGTTCCTCGACGCGATCGACGGCTCGGCCAGCGACTCCGCCTACGCCCACACGAAGGGGGCGGCGATGATCGCGGGCGAGTTCCCGGCGCAGTTCGCACTCGACGGTCTGCGCAAGGACATCGGCCTGATCACGGACGCTGCGCGGGACGCGGACGTCGACACGACCCTCCTCGACGCCCTGGGCCGGGTCTACGCGGAAGCCAGTGCGGCCGGACACGGCGGCGACGACATCGCGGCGGTCGGCACCGCGTTCTGA
- a CDS encoding MarR family winged helix-turn-helix transcriptional regulator codes for MTSEVTTAAPGFWYGEDSRVDAVDVLNALRRYRTAESSAQRRVREELGIGENALMALRVLVDAETSGRTVNSKELAERLGITAASTSALVDRLVRSGHVERHADPADRRGVILTATGKSMRRALAVIGDLDSRAVEVAQHLPPEDMAVVVAFLQQMAGAVDETDTDED; via the coding sequence ATGACTTCCGAGGTGACGACAGCGGCCCCGGGGTTCTGGTACGGCGAGGACTCCCGGGTCGACGCGGTGGACGTGCTGAACGCCCTGCGTCGGTACCGCACGGCAGAGAGTTCCGCGCAGCGACGTGTGCGCGAGGAACTCGGGATCGGTGAGAACGCGTTGATGGCCCTGCGGGTGCTCGTCGACGCCGAGACCTCCGGCCGGACCGTCAACTCGAAGGAGCTCGCGGAGCGCCTCGGCATCACGGCGGCGTCGACGTCGGCGCTCGTCGACCGGCTCGTCCGCTCCGGACACGTCGAGCGGCACGCCGACCCGGCCGACCGCCGCGGGGTCATCCTCACCGCCACGGGCAAGTCGATGCGCCGGGCCCTCGCCGTGATCGGCGACCTGGACTCCCGAGCGGTCGAGGTCGCACAGCACCTGCCGCCCGAGGACATGGCCGTCGTCGTCGCGTTCCTGCAGCAGATGGCCGGCGCGGTCGACGAGACCGACACCGACGAGGACTGA
- a CDS encoding EamA family transporter: MITVLLGLGGALVYGAADFLGGLASRRLRPVRVAAVAAVVGLVPLLVGFAVLGGRFSEQAAVAGVVAGLSGAVGVLLLYAALAIGPMSVLSPLTAVFSAVVPVVVALLRGTVLSPLGVVALVVAVVAVVLVASVPDPGGARLTLRGVVTAAVAGCGFGGVVLGYDASPPDSGVATLLVARTLQVVLLGTAALVTLRLGARLRPRPGGTSPAPATTDVRPVAGRVQPGRVQPGRVLVLVVVGCGVFDAMANVFIQAGLHSSDDPSTLPVISVLNALYPIGTVLLAGVVLRERLTALQTTGIVLAFAASVGLAVS, encoded by the coding sequence GTGATCACCGTGCTGCTCGGCCTCGGCGGCGCCCTCGTCTACGGGGCCGCGGACTTCCTGGGTGGGCTCGCGTCGCGGCGCCTCCGGCCGGTGCGCGTGGCGGCCGTCGCGGCCGTGGTCGGGCTGGTCCCGCTGCTCGTCGGCTTCGCGGTCCTCGGTGGTCGGTTCTCCGAGCAGGCCGCGGTCGCCGGTGTGGTCGCGGGGCTGTCCGGCGCGGTCGGCGTCCTCCTGCTCTACGCGGCCCTCGCGATCGGGCCGATGAGCGTCCTGTCCCCGCTCACCGCCGTCTTCTCCGCGGTCGTCCCGGTCGTCGTCGCGCTGCTCCGCGGCACCGTGCTGTCCCCGCTCGGCGTCGTCGCGCTCGTGGTGGCGGTGGTCGCGGTGGTGCTCGTCGCGTCGGTCCCCGACCCGGGAGGCGCGCGCCTCACCCTCCGCGGGGTCGTCACCGCCGCGGTCGCCGGGTGCGGCTTCGGCGGGGTCGTGCTCGGGTACGACGCCTCGCCGCCGGACTCCGGCGTCGCGACCCTGCTGGTCGCCCGGACGCTGCAGGTCGTCCTGCTCGGCACGGCGGCGCTCGTCACGCTGCGGCTGGGTGCGCGGCTCCGTCCCCGGCCGGGAGGCACGTCCCCCGCCCCGGCGACGACGGACGTCCGCCCCGTGGCCGGTCGGGTACAGCCCGGTCGGGTGCAGCCCGGTCGGGTGCTGGTGCTCGTGGTGGTCGGCTGCGGGGTGTTCGACGCGATGGCGAACGTGTTCATCCAGGCCGGCCTGCACTCGAGCGACGACCCCTCGACCCTGCCGGTGATCAGCGTCCTCAACGCGCTCTACCCGATCGGCACCGTGCTGCTCGCCGGCGTCGTGCTCCGCGAACGGCTCACCGCGCTGCAGACCACGGGCATCGTGCTGGCCTTCGCGGCGTCGGTCGGGCTCGCGGTGTCCTGA
- a CDS encoding GNAT family acetyltransferase: MEPVIRPFRPADTEAVVALWESCGLVRPWNDPRRDIARKATVQPELFLVATDQEAVVAAGMAGFDGHRGWVNYLAVSPERQGGGLGRRLMREFERLLTDLGCPKLNLQVRAGNEQVIAFYESLGYADDHTVSFGKRLIHDDAP; encoded by the coding sequence ATGGAGCCCGTGATCCGTCCCTTCCGCCCCGCCGACACCGAGGCCGTCGTCGCGCTCTGGGAGTCCTGCGGGCTGGTCCGACCGTGGAACGACCCGCGCCGCGACATCGCGCGGAAGGCCACCGTGCAGCCGGAACTGTTCCTGGTGGCGACCGACCAGGAGGCCGTGGTCGCCGCCGGCATGGCCGGTTTCGACGGGCACCGGGGCTGGGTCAACTACCTGGCGGTGTCGCCGGAGCGGCAGGGTGGCGGGCTCGGCCGCCGGCTGATGAGGGAGTTCGAGCGGCTGCTCACCGACCTCGGCTGCCCGAAGCTCAACCTGCAGGTGCGCGCCGGCAACGAGCAGGTCATCGCCTTCTACGAGTCGCTCGGGTACGCCGACGACCACACGGTCTCGTTCGGCAAGCGCCTCATCCACGACGACGCCCCCTGA
- a CDS encoding lysophospholipid acyltransferase family protein, producing MTGSTKSATVLSRAVVAPLARLLWRPEVVGRKNVPKRGPVILASNHRSFIDSPTITLLAPRKVSFLAKQEYFTGTGFRGALSRAFFSGIGAIGVERGAGAAAQQALDLGLARLEAGEAFAIYPEGTRSLDGRLYKGRTGVAWLALTSGAPVVPVALTGTEDVQPVGSRLPRLARVRIEFGAPMDLSAFGAASSGRARRQATDAVTAAIQALSGQEPAGVYNEPPTTIVERVKRMLHHDDRGDAQPD from the coding sequence GTGACCGGTTCGACGAAGTCCGCCACCGTGCTGAGCCGCGCCGTGGTGGCACCGCTGGCACGGCTGCTGTGGCGGCCCGAGGTGGTCGGTCGGAAGAACGTCCCGAAGCGCGGTCCGGTGATCCTGGCGAGCAACCACCGGTCCTTCATCGACTCGCCGACGATCACGCTGCTGGCACCGCGGAAGGTGTCCTTCCTCGCCAAGCAGGAGTACTTCACGGGGACCGGTTTCCGGGGCGCGCTGTCGCGGGCGTTCTTCTCCGGCATCGGCGCGATCGGTGTCGAGCGCGGCGCGGGTGCCGCGGCGCAGCAGGCCCTGGACCTCGGTCTGGCGCGGCTCGAGGCGGGTGAGGCGTTCGCGATCTACCCCGAGGGCACGCGGTCGCTCGACGGTCGGCTGTACAAGGGCCGGACGGGTGTGGCCTGGCTCGCCCTGACGAGCGGGGCACCGGTCGTCCCGGTCGCCCTCACCGGCACCGAGGACGTGCAGCCCGTCGGGTCGAGACTGCCCCGGCTGGCTCGGGTGCGGATCGAGTTCGGTGCGCCGATGGACCTCTCCGCCTTCGGTGCCGCGAGCTCCGGCCGGGCACGGCGTCAGGCGACGGACGCGGTGACCGCGGCGATCCAGGCGCTCAGCGGCCAGGAGCCCGCCGGTGTCTACAACGAGCCGCCGACGACCATCGTGGAGCGGGTCAAGCGGATGCTGCACCACGACGACCGTGGGGACGCGCAACCCGACTGA
- a CDS encoding M23 family metallopeptidase gives MTLSSSTAPALLTDARRTAPRASARRSSWIDPEARVGHRRARRAPAVHAPRRASAVPAPRRVPAVPVARRVTAARRGRRVAAAHRAIGPGASLTVALVRASVVATAHDVRDHCWGRRGLALTSLALAACLAVTDTAPPSAVAAPVETVAPGPANQDYRVRGTGPDTWARADFTVVGRTAGGAVLTRLPGSDEAVARPVAGTVPSAGNFGGRNVAGCAACSTSHQGTDFAAASGTPVYAAMSGTVESAGVLGGYGNQVLLRHPDGTETRYGHLSVIGVRAGQTVGVGEQIGEVGSTGVSTGPHLHFEVILGGRPVDPEPWLAARGLLH, from the coding sequence GTGACCCTGAGCAGCTCGACCGCTCCGGCCCTCCTGACCGATGCCCGTCGGACGGCGCCGCGCGCATCGGCCCGCCGGTCGTCCTGGATCGATCCGGAGGCGCGGGTCGGCCACCGCAGGGCGCGACGTGCCCCGGCGGTCCACGCGCCGCGACGTGCCTCGGCGGTCCCCGCACCGCGGCGCGTCCCGGCGGTCCCCGTAGCTCGGCGCGTCACCGCGGCACGACGCGGTCGACGGGTCGCAGCGGCACACCGTGCGATCGGCCCCGGGGCGTCGCTCACCGTCGCCCTCGTCCGGGCGTCGGTCGTCGCCACCGCGCACGACGTCCGGGACCACTGCTGGGGACGGCGCGGACTCGCGCTGACGTCCCTGGCACTCGCCGCCTGCCTGGCCGTCACGGACACGGCACCACCGTCGGCGGTCGCCGCCCCGGTCGAGACCGTCGCGCCGGGCCCGGCGAACCAGGACTACCGCGTCCGCGGGACCGGTCCGGACACCTGGGCCCGCGCGGACTTCACCGTCGTCGGACGGACCGCGGGCGGCGCCGTCCTCACCCGGCTGCCCGGGTCCGACGAGGCCGTGGCGCGACCGGTCGCGGGCACGGTCCCGTCGGCGGGCAACTTCGGCGGGCGGAACGTCGCGGGCTGTGCCGCCTGCTCGACGAGTCACCAGGGCACCGACTTCGCGGCGGCGTCCGGGACGCCCGTGTACGCCGCCATGTCCGGCACGGTCGAGTCGGCCGGGGTGCTCGGGGGCTACGGCAACCAGGTGCTGCTCCGGCACCCGGACGGCACCGAGACGCGCTACGGACACCTCTCGGTCATCGGGGTCCGAGCCGGGCAGACGGTCGGCGTCGGCGAGCAGATCGGCGAGGTCGGCAGCACCGGGGTCTCCACCGGACCCCACCTGCACTTCGAGGTGATCCTCGGCGGCCGTCCGGTCGACCCGGAGCCGTGGCTGGCCGCGCGGGGTCTCCTGCACTGA
- the recQ gene encoding DNA helicase RecQ, whose product MSSSGVAAPGTEAAGPRSAALDVLHRVWGYDAFRGEQAQIIDRVVAGGDALVLMPTGGGKSLCYQVPSLVRDGIGVVVSPLIALMQDQVDALAANGVRAAFLNSTQGPDERARVERDVVTGQVDMLYLAPERLKIESTRSLLDRARIALFAIDEAHCVAQWGHDFRPDYLELSVLHERWPDVPRIALTATATPQTHREISARLGLDDAAHFVADFDRPNIQYRIEPKTGAMQQLLTFIRTEHSGDAGIVYCLSRNSVERTAAALVQQGIAALPYHAGLDARVRERNQAQFLREDGIVMVATIAFGMGIDKPDVRFVAHLDMPKSVEGYYQETGRAGRDGLPSTAWLAYGLNDVVQQRRMIDQSEGDAAHRRQLSAHLDAMLALCETIECRRVRLLAYFGQESSACGNCDTCLAPPESWDGTVPAQKLLSTIVRLDRERGQRYGVAHLVDILTGKQSPRVTELGHDSLATFGIGQDLSDADWKAVARQLLAQGYVAVSGDGYGTLVLSPTSAEVLAGRVEVRMRRDPVKTPRAGRTRRAAVVSDMPQEAMPLFESLRQWRAGQAREQGVPAYVVFNDATLRGIAAVKPSDLDELSEISGVGAAKLESYGRAVLDVVAAVV is encoded by the coding sequence ATGAGTTCGAGTGGTGTCGCTGCGCCCGGAACCGAGGCAGCTGGGCCCCGGTCCGCGGCGCTCGACGTGCTGCACCGGGTCTGGGGGTACGACGCCTTCCGCGGCGAGCAGGCCCAGATCATCGACCGTGTGGTCGCCGGCGGGGACGCCCTCGTGCTCATGCCGACCGGTGGCGGCAAGTCCCTCTGCTACCAGGTCCCCTCGCTCGTCCGTGACGGCATCGGGGTGGTCGTCTCCCCGCTGATCGCCCTCATGCAGGACCAGGTCGACGCCCTGGCCGCCAACGGTGTCCGGGCCGCGTTCCTCAACTCCACGCAGGGTCCGGACGAGCGTGCCCGGGTCGAGCGCGACGTCGTCACCGGCCAGGTCGACATGCTCTACCTGGCGCCCGAGCGGCTGAAGATCGAGTCCACGCGCTCCCTGCTCGACCGGGCTCGGATCGCGCTCTTCGCCATCGACGAAGCGCACTGTGTGGCGCAGTGGGGGCACGACTTCCGCCCGGACTACCTCGAACTCAGCGTGCTGCACGAGCGCTGGCCGGACGTCCCCCGCATCGCGCTGACGGCCACCGCGACGCCGCAGACCCACCGCGAGATCTCCGCCCGGCTCGGACTCGACGACGCCGCGCACTTCGTCGCCGACTTCGACCGGCCGAACATCCAGTACCGGATCGAACCGAAGACCGGGGCGATGCAGCAGCTCCTGACCTTCATCCGCACCGAGCACAGCGGCGACGCCGGCATCGTCTACTGCCTGTCCCGCAACTCGGTCGAACGCACCGCCGCGGCACTCGTGCAGCAGGGCATCGCCGCGCTGCCGTACCACGCGGGTCTCGACGCCCGGGTGCGCGAGCGGAACCAGGCGCAGTTCCTCCGCGAGGACGGCATCGTCATGGTCGCCACCATCGCGTTCGGCATGGGCATCGACAAGCCCGACGTCCGCTTCGTCGCGCACCTCGACATGCCGAAGTCGGTCGAGGGCTACTACCAGGAGACGGGGCGTGCCGGGCGTGACGGGCTGCCCTCCACCGCGTGGCTCGCCTACGGGCTGAACGACGTCGTGCAGCAGCGGCGGATGATCGACCAGTCGGAGGGCGACGCCGCGCACCGCCGGCAGCTCAGCGCGCACCTCGACGCCATGCTCGCCCTCTGCGAGACGATCGAGTGCCGTCGGGTCCGTCTGCTCGCGTACTTCGGGCAGGAGTCGTCCGCGTGCGGCAACTGCGACACGTGCCTGGCGCCGCCGGAGTCGTGGGACGGCACGGTGCCCGCGCAGAAGCTGCTCTCCACCATCGTCCGGCTCGACCGCGAGCGCGGGCAGCGCTACGGCGTCGCGCACCTGGTCGACATCCTGACCGGCAAGCAGTCACCCCGGGTGACCGAACTCGGACACGACTCGCTCGCCACGTTCGGCATCGGGCAGGACCTGTCCGACGCCGACTGGAAGGCCGTCGCCCGGCAGCTGCTCGCCCAGGGCTACGTCGCGGTGTCCGGCGACGGGTACGGCACGCTCGTCCTCAGCCCGACGAGCGCCGAGGTGCTGGCCGGTCGCGTCGAGGTCCGGATGCGCCGCGACCCGGTGAAGACCCCGCGTGCCGGACGCACCCGTCGGGCTGCCGTGGTGTCCGACATGCCGCAGGAGGCCATGCCGCTCTTCGAGTCGCTGCGACAGTGGCGCGCCGGGCAGGCACGCGAGCAGGGGGTCCCCGCGTACGTCGTGTTCAACGACGCGACCCTCCGCGGGATCGCCGCGGTGAAGCCGTCCGACCTCGACGAGCTGTCCGAGATCTCCGGCGTCGGTGCGGCGAAGCTCGAGTCCTACGGACGGGCCGTACTGGACGTCGTGGCGGCCGTGGTCTGA